A section of the Pseudorasbora parva isolate DD20220531a chromosome 2, ASM2467924v1, whole genome shotgun sequence genome encodes:
- the LOC137089920 gene encoding tyrosine-protein phosphatase non-receptor type substrate 1-like, whose translation MADKCYLCLLGLIVLSSLLSGSSGVDDGDGHVFISSGGNVRLSCNNALSDCTSTTWTHYKRFRHSAADELIIGGMKKKYTERHESLSLGSDCSLNINNVTIEDRGVYTCRQYVNGHQQGPDARVYLHVLHVSPSSSSSSSSQTELSPGRSVTLSCQLYSYYGYSCGDWVRSEDIELLWVNQAGVDLQTDSRYQISAPDRCNITLTTTLLNEDHNREWRCEVTQRKQLKTSVTHTVKSSENQKSLTTRSSERTTATHTPVFTAQDPGETEVSLTDGLLIRVIVSIVEMAVFAAPTVILLQIICARRAGRKDSQRPEEIEMPTI comes from the exons gTTCCAGTGGAGTGGATGATGGTGATGGTCATGTGTTCATCAGTTCTGGTGGAAATGTCCGTCTGTCCTGTAATAATGCTCTTTCTGACTGCACATCAACTACATGGACCCACTATAAAAGATTCAGACATTCAGCAGCCGATGAACTGATTATTGGAGGGATGAAGAAGAAATACACAGAGAGACATGAGAGTCTGAGTCTGGGGTCTGACTGCTCTCTGAACATCAACAACGTCACAATAGAAGATCGTGGAGTATACACCTGCAGACAATATGTGAATGGACATCAACAAGGACCTGATGCTCGTGTTTATCTGCACGTTCTTCATG TCTctccttcatcatcatcatcatcatcctctcaGACTGAGCTCAGTCCAGGCCGCTCTGTGACTCTCTCCTGTCAGTTGTATTCATATTATGGATACTCCTGTGGTGATTGGGTCCGTTCTGAGGATATTGAGCTGCTGTGGGTGAATCAGGCTGGTGTTGATCTTCAGACAGACTCCAGATATCAGATATCAGCTCCAGATCGCTGTAACATCACTCTGACTACAACACTCCTGAATGAAGATCACAACAGAGAGTGGAGATGTGAAGTTACTCAGAGAAAACAACTCAAGACctcagtcacacacactgtCAAGAGTTCAG AAAACCAGAAATCATTAACTACCCGAAGCTCTGAGAGGacgacagccacacacacacctgtgtttACTGCACAAG ATCCAGGAGAAACTGAAGTCAGTCTGACTGATGGATTATTAATCAGAG TGATTGTGAGTATTGTTGAGATGGCAGTGTTTGCTGCTCCTACTGTGATTCTTCTTCAGATCATCTGTGCAAGAAGAGCTG GGAGGAAGGACTCGCAGCGGCCAGAGGAAATAGAGATGCCTACAATATGA